The following are encoded together in the Malaya genurostris strain Urasoe2022 chromosome 3, Malgen_1.1, whole genome shotgun sequence genome:
- the LOC131439051 gene encoding transcription elongation regulator 1 produces MMEAGENDSADAVVVQQTSDQPESMEIDTETSNNESLLPSPVVAQPHQPPITEEKATTAPAETQNAQIVPESRERVPLLANPPSLIRPAGPVPNFQRAITPGGVQSSGLPSGNMVAPPPLLVTPTAQPQELWVETKTAEGKSYYYHAITRETTWTRPDGTNVKVMTQVEVEAMNKQTAPVQHKPQLELKQDHIPGMVTAPVATQVAVVTTAPTMVPSVSRFSGPPPALMGGIPPFGMPPPSFPNFPPWNPAAASGGGQWPPITSTLMDPSKAIAEIKFSEIDPVTAAKALEWTEHKAPDGRPYYYNASKGESVWEKPQAIKDMEMAKLAVFNLRQKPKTIPPFIAPPIPPQMPIIPPLAAAAQLPPNLSGGVKIQQFPPQLAPAGTPVRLQQIPGAPGMVFDQINYIAHAKNDKQEEEKKKKAEADKKKKEEEEKIKAAKPLDKSRPISSTPISGTPWCVVWTGDGRVFFYNPSTRTSVWERPDDLKERADVDKAISVPPQQLLGNIARELEPAQTLKPSINTDTVEKRSDSESSAEECEEIPSKKFKNDVEAAIKTSQSAAAASSKTGNDPEKEVLAMEAEARASRERALVPLDVRMKSFKEMLKEKEVSAFSTWEKELHKIVFDPRYLLLTSKERKQVFEKYVKDRAEEERKEKKNKMKQKREEYRSLLENVHLHGKSSFSEFAQRYGKDDRFKVIEKIRERESLFNEFIVEVRKREKEDKQNRKEQIRRDFLSMLREHSEITRHTRFHDVRKRIESESRYRAIPDPSLREDLFEEYIKILKDEKKRSKDKERKRREKRPGDRRGSSRDRSESRERDMPTEDGEHPQTSDDEAERQQKERERRLRAEASIKEREKEVQRTLATHLRDRDKERQHHQRDEAIRHFNALLADLVRNADLTWKEVKKQLKKDHRWELVELLDRDDRERLFSDHINNLAKKKRDKFREMLDEIASLELTSQWKEVKKSIREDPRYLKYNSSERCEREFREYIKDKTMNAKLSFRELLHECKFITHKSWDLYRENLNHMREIEDILRNDKRYLVLNHMQAERSQMILSYLEDLNKRGPPPPPTASESSRRK; encoded by the exons ATGATGGAAGCCGGTGAAAATGATTCAGCAGATGCTGTTGTTGTTCAGCAAACTTCGGATCAACCCGAGTCTATGGAAATTGACACTGAAACGAGCAATAATGAAAGTTTGCTACCCTCGCCCGTGGTAGCACAACCACACCAGCCTCCAATAACTGAAGAAAAAGCAACAACTGCACCAGCGGAAACTCAAAATGCTCAGATAGTACCCGAGTCTAGAGAAAGAGTGCCATTATTGGCTAATCCGCCATCATTGATAAGGCCAGCAGGTCCCGTGCCCAATTTTCAAAGGGCAATAACTCCTGGCGGCGTTCAATCATCTGGCTTACCGTCAGGAAATATGGTTGCGCCGCCTCCTCTATTAGTCACTCCTACTGCTCAACCACAAGAGCTTTGGGTTGAAACGAAAACAGCAGAAGGAAAATCATATTATTACCATGCAATTACACGAGAAACAACCTGGACGCGTCCGGACGGTACAAATGTAAAGGTAATGACTCAAGTTGAAGTTGAGGCGATGAATAAACAGACAGCGCCAGTTCAACATAAGCCACAGTTGGAACTTAAACAGGATCATATTCCGGGAATGGTTACAGCTCCGGTTGCAACTCAGGTTGCAGTAGTTACGACCGCACCAACAATGGTTCCATCTGTGTCTCGTTTCTCAGGTCCTCCGCCTGCCCTAATGGGTGGTATTCCACCGTTCGGAATGCCACCACCATCGTTCCCAAACTTTCCACCATGGAACCCggctgctgctagtggtggcgGACAGTGGCCACCGATTACATCGACCCTAATGGATCCTTCCAAAGCCATTGCAGAAATTAAATTTAGCGAAATTGATCCTGTTACTGCCGCCAAAGCTCTCGAATGGACTGAACACAAGGCTCCCGATGGGAGGCCGTATTATTACAATGCATCCAAGGGTGAGAGTGTATGGGAGAAGCCGCAAGCCATTAAGGATATGGAAA TGGCCAAGCTAGCTGTTTTTAATTTGCGACAGAAACCTAAAACGATTCCACCATTCATTGCTCCGCCAATACCGCCGCAAATGCCAATCATTCCTCCGCTTGCGGCAGCAGCTCAATTGCCACCAAACCTTAGTGGGGGAGTAAAAATACAACAATTTCCACCTCAACTTGCGCCCGCGGGTACTCCGGTGCGATTGCAGCAAATACCCGGTGCTCCTGGGATGGTTTTCGATCAAATCAACTACATTGCGCACGCTAAGAACGATAAACAAGAggaagaaaagaagaaaaaggcTGAAGctgataaaaagaaaaaagaggaagaagaaaaaatcaaagcAGCCAAACCGCTAGACAAAAGTCGACCTATTTCAAGTACTCCGATAAGTGGAACTCCTTGGTGTGTCGTGTGGACTGGAGACGGTCGTGTCTTCTTTTACAACCCCTCCACTAGAACTTCCGTGTGGGAGCGTCCAGACGACCTGAAAGAACGTGCCGATGTCGACAAAGCCATTTCTGTTCCTCCCCAACAGCTGCTTGGTAACATTGCTAGGGAACTCGAACCTGCTCAGACTTTAAAGCCGTCGATCAATACCGACACGGTCGAAAAACGTTCCGATTCGGAGTCGAGCGCTGAAGAGTGTGAAGAAATTCCtagcaaaaaattcaaaaacgacGTTGAAGCAGCAATTAAAACCTCCCAGTCGGCGGCAGCTGCCAGTTCTAAAACCGGTAACGATCCGGAAAAGGAAGTACTGGCAATGGAAGCCGAAGCACGTGCTTCCAGAGAACGAGCACTGGTTCCGCTAGATGTGAGAATGAAATCATTCAAGGAAATGCTCAAAGAAAAGGAAGTTTCTGCATTTAGCACTTGGGAAAAGGAATTGCATAAGATTGTGTTTGATCCTAGATATCTGCTACTGACTTCCAAGGAACGAAAACAGGTGTTCGAGAAGTATGTGAAGGATCGAGCCGAAGAAGAGCGCAAAgagaagaaaaacaaaatgaaacaaaagCGAGAAGAGTATCGTTCACTGCTggaaaatgttcacttacacGGAAA ATCATCGTTCAGCGAGTTTGCTCAACGGTACGGCAAGGATGACCGTTTCAAAGTAATTGAAAAAATTCGCGAACGAGAGAGTCTTTTCAACGAATTTATCGTTGAAGTGCGCAAACGGGAAAAAGAGGACAAGCAAAACCGAAAGGAACAG ATCCGTAGAGATTTTCTATCGATGCTTCGCGAGCATAGCGAAATCACGCGTCACACACGATTCCATGACGTGCGCAAACGAATTGAATCGGAAAGTCGCTACAGGGCCATTCCCGATCCCTCGTTGCGTGAGGATCTATTCGAGGAATACATCAAGATCTTGAAGGACGAGAAGAAGCGATCCAAAGACAAGGAACGAAAGCGCCGCGAAAAACGGCCCGGCGATCGACGGGGTTCGTCTCGGGATCGCAGCGAGTCCAGGGAACGAGACATG CCGACAGAAGATGGAGAGCATCCACAAACATCGGACGACGAAGCCGAGAGACAACAGAAGGAGCGCGAGAGGAGACTCCGCGCCGAGGCAAGTATTAAAGAACGTGAGAAAGAAGTCCAGCGTACGCTGGCCACCCATCTTAGGGATCGAGATAAGGAACGCCAGCATCATCAGCGTGACGAGGCGATTCGTCATTTCAACGCATTGCTGGCGGATCTGGTGAGGAACGCCGATCTTACCTGGAAGGAGGTAAAAAAGCAACTGAAGAAAGATCATCGGTGGGAGCTGGTGGAACTACTGGACAGGGATGACCGCGAACGGCTGTTCAGCGACCATATCAACAATTTGGCCAAGAAGAAACGTGACAAGTTCCGCGAAATGTTGGACGAAATTGCTTCATTGGAACTGACCAGTCAATGGAAGGAGGTGAAGAAAAGCATTCGGGAAGATCCCCGTTACCTTAAGTATAACAGCAGTGAACGG tGTGAGCGTGAATTCCGCGAATACATCAAGGACAAGACAATGAATGCGAAACTATCGTTTCGAGAACTGTTACATGAATGCAAATTTATCACTCATAAAAGCTGGGATTTGTATCGCGAAAATTTGAATCATATGCGCGAGATTGAGGACATTCTGCGCAATGATAAGCGCTACTTGGTGTTGAACCACATGCAAGCGGAACGATCACAAATGATATTGAGTTATCTAGAGGATTTGAATAAACGGGGACCTCCTCCGCCACCGACGGCCAGTGAATCTTCTCGAAGGAAATAA
- the LOC131438228 gene encoding borealin-like isoform X2, producing the protein MTRTKIRRAVSKKRGSVDERTRIENKMRDFDVNVECELANLELKFRDEMDRIQRLIDGLKTRIPKKFQTMTIDQIREYNEEAEKIEASFYGDRTHLAANISAMLEKSARKKSKDDEESDNHERLSTLSSSKRMGPLMSAKYRRRSKSTSAINNSSVNHSLFQTMTVNRSVLGKTLGTSVTAKDRASRSKIKTPMTNRTKAISVDRIYGPITPKVHPNSAMAIIRHARLGESVFSITGSPVITAKMLESSANVNIPVENGMLSIRPTELDSVDPVLISKIDPNVLSELKQLQENLNVIMRTLKL; encoded by the exons ATGACTCGCACAAAAATTCGACGAGCAGTAAGCAAAAAGCGCGGATCTGTTGATGAAAGAACTCGTATTGAGAACAAAATGAGAGACTTCGATGTTAATG TTGAATGTGAactggccaatttagaattgaaATTTCGCGATGAAATGGATCGAATTCAGAGGTTAATTGATGGACTGAAAACTAGAATTCCGAAAAAGTTCCAAACAATGACCATTGATCAGATAAGAGAATAC AATGAAGAAGCTGAAAAAATAGAAGCATCTTTCTATGGTGATCGAACCCATTTGGCGGCAAACATAAGTGCTATGCTAGAAAAATCAGCACGCAAAAAATCCAAAGATGACG AAGAAAGCGATAATCATGAGCGTCTGTCGACGCTATCCTCGTCTAAACGCATGGGACCATTGATGTCGGCGAAATACCGTCGTCGAAGTAAATCTACAAGCGCAATCAACAATTCTAGTGTGAATCACAGCCTTTTCCAGACGATGACGGTAAATAGGTCGGTCCTCGGTAAAACGCTGGGAACAAGTGTTACTGCGAAGGATCGTGCTTCAAG GTCAAAAATCAAAACACCGATGACAAATCGTACAAAGGCAATCAGTGTAGATCGAATATATGGTCCCATCACACCAAAAGTACACCCAAACTCCGCAATGGCCATCATTCGTCATGCTAGACTAGGAGAATCAGTGTTCTCCATCACCGGCAGTCCGGTTATTACTGCAAA GATGCTAGAATCCTCTGCTAACGTAAACATTCCGGTGGAAAATGGAATGTTGTCTATTCGACCGACCGAGTTGGATTCGGTAGATCCAGTATTGATAAGCAAAATTGATCCCAATGTACTAAGCGAACTGAAACAACTGCAGGAAAATCTCAATGTGATCATGCGAACACTCAAACTATGA
- the LOC131438228 gene encoding borealin-like isoform X1: protein MTRTKIRRAVSKKRGSVDERTRIENKMRDFDVNVECELANLELKFRDEMDRIQRLIDGLKTRIPKKFQTMTIDQIREYNEEAEKIEASFYGDRTHLAANISAMLEKSARKKSKDDGYLTEESDNHERLSTLSSSKRMGPLMSAKYRRRSKSTSAINNSSVNHSLFQTMTVNRSVLGKTLGTSVTAKDRASRSKIKTPMTNRTKAISVDRIYGPITPKVHPNSAMAIIRHARLGESVFSITGSPVITAKMLESSANVNIPVENGMLSIRPTELDSVDPVLISKIDPNVLSELKQLQENLNVIMRTLKL from the exons ATGACTCGCACAAAAATTCGACGAGCAGTAAGCAAAAAGCGCGGATCTGTTGATGAAAGAACTCGTATTGAGAACAAAATGAGAGACTTCGATGTTAATG TTGAATGTGAactggccaatttagaattgaaATTTCGCGATGAAATGGATCGAATTCAGAGGTTAATTGATGGACTGAAAACTAGAATTCCGAAAAAGTTCCAAACAATGACCATTGATCAGATAAGAGAATAC AATGAAGAAGCTGAAAAAATAGAAGCATCTTTCTATGGTGATCGAACCCATTTGGCGGCAAACATAAGTGCTATGCTAGAAAAATCAGCACGCAAAAAATCCAAAGATGACG GTTACCTTACAGAAGAAAGCGATAATCATGAGCGTCTGTCGACGCTATCCTCGTCTAAACGCATGGGACCATTGATGTCGGCGAAATACCGTCGTCGAAGTAAATCTACAAGCGCAATCAACAATTCTAGTGTGAATCACAGCCTTTTCCAGACGATGACGGTAAATAGGTCGGTCCTCGGTAAAACGCTGGGAACAAGTGTTACTGCGAAGGATCGTGCTTCAAG GTCAAAAATCAAAACACCGATGACAAATCGTACAAAGGCAATCAGTGTAGATCGAATATATGGTCCCATCACACCAAAAGTACACCCAAACTCCGCAATGGCCATCATTCGTCATGCTAGACTAGGAGAATCAGTGTTCTCCATCACCGGCAGTCCGGTTATTACTGCAAA GATGCTAGAATCCTCTGCTAACGTAAACATTCCGGTGGAAAATGGAATGTTGTCTATTCGACCGACCGAGTTGGATTCGGTAGATCCAGTATTGATAAGCAAAATTGATCCCAATGTACTAAGCGAACTGAAACAACTGCAGGAAAATCTCAATGTGATCATGCGAACACTCAAACTATGA